One Streptomyces lincolnensis genomic region harbors:
- the fahA gene encoding fumarylacetoacetase: MPPFDVPEGDPFGTHNLPYGVFSLPGSVDRRVGVRLGDHVLDAGAAAAALGSPYVSLLARPSLGPLLAAGRTAWSDVRRALTAWLTVPAHQEAIAELFHPLSSVTLHLPFEVADYVDFYASENHARNVGQIFRPDAPDPLTPNWKHLPIGYHGRSGTVVVSGTDVVRPSGQRKAPADAAPVFGPSVRLDIEAEVGFVVGVPSERGRPVALGDFREHVFGLCLLNDWSARDIQAWEYVPLGPFLGKSFATSLSAWITPLDALEEAQVTPPQRTHPLLPYLDDTGPEAEPGGYDLRISVAVNGHVVSEPPFSTMYWTAAQQLAHMTVNGASLRTGDLYGSGTVSGPSERERGSLLELTWNGRDPLELPDGKRAFLENGDVVTLSAWAPGPDGVRVGLGEVTGRVVAG; this comes from the coding sequence ATGCCCCCCTTCGATGTCCCCGAGGGCGATCCCTTCGGTACACACAACCTTCCGTACGGCGTGTTCTCGCTCCCCGGATCCGTCGACCGGCGGGTCGGTGTCCGACTGGGCGACCATGTCCTCGACGCCGGTGCGGCCGCCGCCGCTCTCGGTTCGCCGTACGTCTCCCTCCTCGCCCGCCCGTCCCTCGGCCCGCTCCTCGCCGCGGGCCGCACCGCCTGGTCCGACGTACGACGCGCGCTCACCGCCTGGCTGACGGTGCCGGCGCACCAGGAGGCGATCGCGGAGCTCTTCCACCCGCTGTCGTCCGTCACCCTGCACCTCCCCTTCGAGGTCGCCGACTACGTCGACTTCTACGCCTCCGAGAACCACGCCCGGAACGTCGGACAGATCTTCCGCCCCGACGCCCCCGACCCCCTGACCCCCAACTGGAAGCACCTGCCGATCGGATACCACGGCCGGTCCGGCACGGTGGTGGTGTCGGGGACGGATGTCGTACGACCGTCCGGCCAGCGGAAGGCTCCGGCGGACGCGGCTCCCGTCTTCGGCCCCTCCGTCCGCCTGGACATCGAGGCGGAGGTCGGCTTCGTGGTCGGCGTGCCCTCGGAGCGGGGCCGGCCGGTCGCCCTCGGCGACTTCCGGGAGCACGTCTTCGGGCTCTGCCTGCTGAACGACTGGTCGGCACGCGACATCCAGGCCTGGGAGTACGTCCCCCTCGGGCCGTTCCTCGGCAAGTCCTTCGCCACCTCCCTCTCGGCGTGGATCACCCCGTTGGACGCGCTGGAGGAGGCACAGGTGACTCCCCCGCAGCGGACGCACCCGCTGCTGCCCTACCTGGACGACACGGGTCCCGAGGCCGAGCCCGGCGGGTACGACCTGCGGATCTCCGTCGCCGTCAACGGACATGTGGTGTCGGAGCCGCCCTTCTCGACCATGTACTGGACGGCCGCTCAGCAGCTGGCCCACATGACGGTGAACGGCGCCTCCCTCCGGACCGGCGACCTGTACGGCTCGGGAACGGTGAGCGGCCCCTCCGAACGGGAGCGGGGATCCCTGCTGGAGCTGACCTGGAACGGCCGCGACCCGCTCGAACTCCCCGACGGCAAGCGGGCGTTCCTGGAGAACGGCGACGTGGTGACCCTGTCGGCCTGGGCACCGGGACCGGACGGCGTCCGGGTGGGGCTGGGTGAGGTGACGGGGCGGGTGGTGGCGGGCTGA
- a CDS encoding carbohydrate ABC transporter permease, which yields MTPLTLTADATGPSRARRTAWVPTLVLILGALYCLIPIAWVIIAATKDRSELFSTFSFAPGTGFFDNLSDLTNYRDGIYWQWMANSAFYAGFGALLSAAVSAAGGYALGRYSFRGREAIFKMILAGVLVPGIVLAVPQYLLLSKMGLADSYWSMLLPSILSPYGVYLVRIYAAASVPTELMEAARMDGASEWRIFSRIAVPMMMPGLITVFLFQFVGIWNNFLLPYVMLADDTKFPITLGLYTLLAQGASQPALYTLVITGCLLAILPLIALFLVIQRFWSLDLLSGSIKS from the coding sequence ATGACCCCCCTCACCCTCACCGCCGACGCCACCGGCCCGTCCCGCGCTCGGCGCACCGCCTGGGTCCCCACCCTCGTCCTGATCCTCGGCGCCCTGTACTGCCTGATCCCCATCGCCTGGGTGATCATCGCGGCGACCAAGGACCGGTCGGAGCTCTTCTCCACCTTCAGCTTCGCCCCCGGCACCGGCTTCTTCGACAACCTGAGCGACCTGACGAACTACCGGGACGGCATCTACTGGCAGTGGATGGCCAACTCCGCCTTCTACGCCGGTTTCGGCGCCCTGCTGTCCGCCGCGGTCTCCGCCGCCGGCGGCTACGCGCTCGGCCGCTACAGCTTCCGGGGCCGTGAGGCCATCTTCAAGATGATCCTGGCCGGCGTGCTGGTGCCGGGCATCGTGCTCGCCGTACCGCAGTACCTGCTGCTGTCGAAGATGGGCCTGGCCGACTCGTACTGGTCGATGCTGCTGCCGTCGATCCTGTCGCCCTACGGCGTCTACCTGGTCCGTATCTACGCGGCCGCCTCGGTGCCCACCGAGCTCATGGAGGCCGCCCGCATGGACGGCGCCAGCGAGTGGCGGATCTTCTCCCGGATCGCGGTGCCGATGATGATGCCGGGCCTGATCACGGTGTTCCTCTTCCAGTTCGTCGGCATCTGGAACAACTTCCTGCTGCCGTACGTGATGCTGGCCGACGACACCAAGTTCCCGATCACGCTCGGGCTCTACACGCTGCTCGCCCAGGGGGCCTCGCAGCCCGCCCTCTACACCCTGGTCATCACCGGCTGTCTGCTCGCGATCCTCCCGCTGATCGCGCTCTTCCTGGTGATCCAGCGGTTCTGGTCGCTGGACCTGCTGAGCGGCTCGATCAAGTCCTGA
- a CDS encoding Cof-type HAD-IIB family hydrolase → MAAPTAYSLIATDLDGTLLRADDTLSDRSLAALARVAAAGARHLVVTGRPAPRVRPLLDDLGSSGLAVCGQGAQVYDARTDRLLWSVTLDRELAETALGKIEAEVGQVYAAVDQDGVDGLTLIEPGYLMPHPTLPAVRVGRRDDLWSAPISKVLLRHPDLSDDELASTARSVVGSLATVTMSGPGTVELQPCGITKATGLALAADHLGVGPERTIAFGDMPNDIPMFDWAAHGVAMANAHPELQAVADEVTRSNEDDGVAVVLEGLFPNAGF, encoded by the coding sequence ATGGCCGCACCCACCGCATATTCACTCATCGCCACCGATCTGGACGGCACTCTCCTCCGCGCCGACGACACGCTCTCCGACCGGTCGCTCGCCGCGCTCGCGAGGGTGGCGGCGGCCGGTGCCCGGCACCTCGTCGTGACCGGCCGGCCGGCTCCCAGAGTGCGACCGCTCCTGGACGACCTGGGCAGTTCCGGGCTCGCGGTGTGCGGGCAGGGCGCACAGGTCTACGACGCCCGCACGGACCGTCTGCTGTGGTCGGTCACGCTGGACCGGGAGCTGGCCGAGACCGCGCTCGGCAAGATCGAGGCCGAGGTGGGCCAGGTGTACGCGGCGGTCGACCAGGACGGTGTGGACGGGCTGACCCTGATCGAGCCCGGGTACCTCATGCCGCACCCCACGCTGCCCGCCGTACGCGTCGGGCGGCGCGACGACCTGTGGTCCGCGCCGATCAGCAAGGTGCTGCTGCGCCACCCCGACCTGTCCGACGACGAGTTGGCGTCGACGGCGCGCTCCGTGGTGGGTTCCCTCGCCACGGTCACCATGTCGGGCCCCGGGACCGTCGAACTCCAGCCATGCGGCATCACCAAGGCGACGGGACTCGCGCTGGCCGCCGATCACCTGGGCGTGGGCCCCGAGCGGACCATCGCCTTCGGGGACATGCCCAACGACATCCCCATGTTCGACTGGGCCGCCCACGGCGTCGCCATGGCCAACGCCCACCCCGAACTCCAGGCCGTGGCCGACGAGGTGACCCGGTCGAACGAGGACGACGGCGTCGCCGTCGTCCTCGAAGGGCTCTTCCCGAACGCCGGGTTCTGA
- a CDS encoding LacI family DNA-binding transcriptional regulator, with the protein MTTSSNGRRRPPTIHDVAREAGVSRGTVSRFLNGGHYVSPAARRSVESAIRKTGYVVNRHARSLSTGRSDSVAFLLTEPQEKFFEDPNFNILLRGCTEHLARHDIPLLLMLAASDDDRRRLTRYITTGHVDGVLLVSSHSGDPVAAELRDAGIPLVACGKPMGLGTTVSYVAADDREGARDMVRHLLGTGRRRIGMITGPLDLPGGTDRLAGYREVLAEAGVPHAPELVAEGDYTRSGGERAARRLLECAPDMEAVFVASDLMAQGVVNALQQSGRSVPDDIAVGGFDDSPAATSVSPALTTVRQPFDRISAEMVRMLLAQIAGEDTAGVILPTELVVRDSA; encoded by the coding sequence ATGACCACCAGCTCCAACGGACGCCGCCGCCCGCCCACCATCCACGACGTGGCGCGGGAGGCGGGCGTGTCGCGGGGCACCGTCTCCCGCTTCCTGAACGGCGGCCACTACGTCTCACCGGCGGCCCGCCGGTCCGTGGAGTCCGCCATCAGGAAGACCGGGTACGTGGTCAACCGGCACGCCCGCAGCCTGAGCACGGGCCGCTCGGACTCCGTCGCCTTCCTCCTCACCGAGCCGCAGGAGAAGTTCTTCGAGGACCCCAACTTCAACATCCTGCTGCGCGGCTGCACCGAGCACCTCGCCCGCCACGACATCCCGCTGCTGCTGATGCTGGCGGCCAGCGACGACGACCGGCGGCGGCTGACCCGGTACATCACCACGGGCCATGTCGACGGGGTCCTGCTGGTCTCCAGCCACAGCGGGGACCCGGTCGCCGCCGAACTGCGGGACGCGGGCATCCCGTTGGTGGCCTGCGGCAAGCCCATGGGGCTGGGCACCACGGTGAGTTACGTGGCGGCCGACGACCGCGAGGGCGCCCGCGACATGGTCCGCCATCTGCTGGGCACCGGCCGCCGCCGCATCGGCATGATCACCGGCCCGCTCGACCTCCCGGGCGGCACCGACCGCCTCGCCGGCTACCGCGAGGTGCTCGCCGAGGCGGGCGTGCCCCACGCCCCGGAGCTGGTGGCCGAGGGCGACTACACCCGCAGCGGTGGCGAGCGGGCGGCCCGCCGGCTGCTGGAGTGCGCACCCGACATGGAGGCGGTGTTCGTCGCCTCCGACCTCATGGCCCAGGGAGTCGTCAACGCCTTGCAGCAGTCCGGCCGTTCGGTCCCCGATGACATCGCTGTCGGCGGCTTCGACGACTCCCCGGCGGCCACCTCCGTCAGCCCCGCCCTCACCACCGTCCGCCAGCCCTTCGACCGCATCAGCGCCGAGATGGTCCGCATGCTCCTCGCCCAGATCGCCGGCGAGGACACCGCCGGGGTGATCCTGCCGACGGAACTGGTGGTGCGCGACTCCGCCTGA
- a CDS encoding glycoside hydrolase family 53 protein translates to MRRRSVLAAAGAAALAVPVLGAAPAVATPGLGPASGAGSTPGGRGRLAIRGVDISSLPKNEDHGAVYRTADGRRVDPVRLLAGAGVTHARLKVWVNPVDGYNTKARILPLARRLKRAGIGIWVDFHYSDTWADPAHQTKPAAWAGLDVAGLSRAVYDHTADVLGALRRQGTPAQLVQIGNELNGGMLWPEGDWEHFDNLGAFLKAGLRAARDTTPRIRTILHLANGGDNGLYRWWFDNVTSRGVDFDIIGLSYYPFWHGPVEQAAANMADITARYGKPCVIAETAYPFTLESEDDVNDILHDPSQLTPGFPATPDGQSAWLREVADLAAAVPDGQGLGYCYWEGAWTYRKGSGWDPTNPSSGNAWENLALFDFEDRALPGLRTLGSYRR, encoded by the coding sequence ATGCGCAGACGCAGTGTTCTCGCCGCCGCGGGAGCCGCCGCGCTGGCCGTTCCCGTGCTGGGTGCGGCACCGGCCGTGGCGACACCGGGGCTCGGTCCGGCATCGGGTGCCGGTTCGACGCCGGGAGGCCGGGGCCGCCTGGCGATCCGGGGCGTGGACATCTCCTCGCTGCCGAAGAACGAGGACCACGGCGCCGTGTACCGCACCGCCGACGGCCGCCGCGTGGACCCGGTCCGCCTCCTCGCGGGGGCGGGTGTCACGCACGCGCGCCTGAAGGTGTGGGTGAACCCGGTCGACGGCTACAACACCAAGGCGCGCATACTCCCGCTGGCCCGTCGCCTGAAGCGGGCCGGCATCGGCATCTGGGTCGACTTCCACTACTCCGACACCTGGGCCGACCCGGCGCACCAGACCAAGCCGGCCGCGTGGGCCGGCCTGGACGTGGCGGGGCTGAGCAGGGCGGTCTACGACCACACGGCGGACGTTCTGGGGGCGTTGCGCCGTCAGGGCACCCCGGCCCAGCTGGTCCAGATCGGCAACGAGCTCAACGGCGGCATGCTCTGGCCCGAGGGCGACTGGGAGCACTTCGACAACCTCGGCGCCTTCCTCAAGGCCGGCCTGCGCGCGGCCCGCGACACCACCCCGCGCATCCGCACGATCCTCCACCTGGCCAACGGCGGCGACAACGGCCTGTACCGCTGGTGGTTCGACAACGTCACCTCACGCGGCGTCGACTTCGACATCATCGGCCTCTCCTACTACCCGTTCTGGCACGGGCCGGTGGAGCAGGCCGCCGCCAACATGGCCGACATCACGGCGCGTTACGGCAAGCCGTGCGTGATCGCCGAGACGGCGTACCCCTTCACGCTGGAGAGCGAGGACGACGTCAACGACATCCTCCACGACCCCTCCCAGCTGACCCCCGGCTTCCCCGCCACCCCCGACGGCCAGTCCGCCTGGCTCCGCGAGGTCGCCGACCTCGCCGCCGCCGTCCCCGACGGCCAGGGCCTCGGCTACTGCTACTGGGAGGGCGCCTGGACCTACCGCAAGGGCAGTGGCTGGGACCCGACGAACCCGTCCTCGGGCAACGCCTGGGAGAACCTGGCCCTGTTCGACTTCGAGGACAGGGCGCTGCCGGGGTTGCGGACGCTGGGGTCGTATCGGCGCTGA
- a CDS encoding ABC transporter substrate-binding protein: MKMSIHRRQISRRSMLAGAAALGLTSTLAACGGSDDDSGKSSGPVKLTYWSWAPNMEKVAAIWNKKNPDITVTVSKQASGGEIVSKLITAKKAGNAPDLIQVEYQSLPTLVSNDVLADISKYVGDAKSEFSDGLWKMVTLGTDAVYSVPQDSAPLMFYYREDLFKQHGLSVPKTWTEFAEVARAAKKAAPDAYLTTFSSNDPGLFAGLAQQAGGQWWTVDGGGKWTVGIDDAGTRQVTEFWGGLVQEGVIDNQPMYTPAWNQALNKGTHLAWISAVWAPGVLVSSAPDTKGKWRMAPLPQWKSGDNVTGSWGGSSTGVSSDSEHAEAAAKFARWINTDPEALAALVKEVAIYPAATKGQSGDILTTPEFFSNQADFYTTAAEIAATTAPSAWGPNVQTAYTAFQDGFGSATKAKKEAPFLSALSSMQSKTFDDMKKQGFEVTEA, encoded by the coding sequence ATGAAGATGTCGATCCACCGCCGCCAGATCAGCAGGCGTTCCATGCTCGCCGGGGCCGCAGCCCTCGGCCTGACCAGCACCCTCGCCGCCTGCGGCGGTTCCGACGACGACTCCGGCAAGAGCAGCGGCCCGGTCAAGCTGACCTACTGGTCGTGGGCGCCGAACATGGAGAAGGTCGCCGCGATCTGGAACAAGAAGAACCCGGACATCACGGTGACCGTGTCCAAGCAGGCCAGCGGCGGCGAGATCGTCTCCAAGCTGATCACCGCGAAGAAGGCCGGCAACGCCCCCGACCTCATCCAGGTCGAGTACCAGTCCCTGCCGACCCTGGTCTCCAACGACGTCCTCGCCGACATCTCGAAGTACGTCGGCGACGCCAAGTCCGAGTTCTCCGACGGCCTGTGGAAGATGGTGACCCTCGGCACCGACGCCGTGTACAGCGTGCCGCAGGACTCCGCGCCGCTGATGTTCTACTACCGCGAGGACCTCTTCAAGCAGCACGGACTCAGCGTCCCGAAGACGTGGACGGAGTTCGCCGAGGTCGCCCGCGCCGCCAAGAAGGCCGCCCCGGACGCCTATCTGACCACCTTCTCCTCCAACGACCCGGGTCTGTTCGCGGGCCTCGCCCAGCAGGCCGGCGGCCAGTGGTGGACCGTCGACGGCGGCGGCAAGTGGACCGTCGGCATCGACGACGCCGGTACCAGGCAGGTCACCGAGTTCTGGGGCGGCCTGGTGCAGGAGGGAGTCATCGACAACCAGCCGATGTACACCCCGGCCTGGAACCAGGCCCTGAACAAGGGCACCCACCTGGCCTGGATCTCCGCCGTCTGGGCGCCGGGTGTGCTGGTCTCCTCCGCGCCCGACACCAAGGGCAAGTGGCGCATGGCCCCGCTGCCGCAGTGGAAGTCGGGCGACAACGTCACCGGCAGCTGGGGCGGTTCCTCCACCGGTGTCTCCAGCGACTCCGAGCACGCCGAGGCCGCGGCGAAGTTCGCCCGCTGGATCAACACCGACCCCGAGGCGCTGGCCGCGCTGGTCAAGGAGGTCGCGATCTACCCGGCCGCCACCAAGGGCCAGTCCGGCGACATCCTCACGACGCCCGAGTTCTTCTCGAACCAGGCCGACTTCTACACCACGGCCGCCGAGATCGCCGCGACCACGGCGCCCTCCGCCTGGGGCCCGAACGTCCAGACCGCCTACACCGCCTTCCAGGACGGCTTCGGCAGCGCCACCAAGGCGAAGAAGGAGGCCCCGTTCCTCTCCGCCCTGTCCTCGATGCAGTCGAAGACCTTCGACGACATGAAGAAGCAGGGCTTCGAGGTGACCGAGGCATGA
- a CDS encoding carbohydrate ABC transporter permease: protein MTSAPLKGSDRIEVGPLADGTGTDPSVRPSSTRRRGRSAPYWFLVPTLTLFAAFTVVPIGYAVWLSLHKVQVKGIGLGKGARSEVWNGFGNYADVLNNSEFGHSVLRAFGYGLIVIPTMLGLALVFALMLDTPKARSAPFARLMIFLPYAVPGIIAALMWGFLYLPAVSPFYYLLDKFGLPEPDLFNGGNLYLSFANIAVWGGTGFNMIVIYTALRAIPQEIYEAARIDGASNVRIALSVKIPIVMPSLVLTFFFSVIATLQVFTEPMALKPLTNNLQSTWSPLMAIYDSAFLKSDIYGASATAVVLALATFVLSFTLLRISDRYTREDRA, encoded by the coding sequence ATGACCAGCGCTCCGCTCAAGGGCTCCGACCGTATCGAGGTCGGGCCCTTGGCGGACGGCACCGGCACCGACCCGTCCGTCCGCCCCAGCAGCACCCGCCGTCGCGGCCGCAGCGCACCGTACTGGTTCCTGGTGCCCACGCTGACGCTCTTCGCCGCCTTCACCGTGGTCCCGATCGGCTACGCGGTCTGGCTCAGCCTGCACAAGGTCCAGGTCAAGGGCATCGGCCTCGGCAAGGGGGCCCGCTCGGAGGTCTGGAACGGCTTCGGCAACTACGCCGACGTGCTCAACAACTCCGAGTTCGGCCACAGCGTCCTGCGCGCCTTCGGCTACGGCCTCATCGTCATCCCGACGATGCTGGGCCTGGCGCTGGTCTTCGCGCTGATGCTGGACACCCCCAAGGCGCGCAGCGCGCCCTTCGCCCGGCTGATGATCTTCCTGCCGTACGCGGTCCCCGGCATCATCGCGGCCCTGATGTGGGGCTTCCTGTACCTGCCGGCCGTCAGCCCCTTCTACTACCTGCTGGACAAGTTCGGCCTGCCGGAACCCGATCTGTTCAACGGCGGCAACCTGTACCTGTCCTTCGCGAACATCGCGGTCTGGGGCGGCACGGGCTTCAACATGATCGTCATCTACACCGCGCTCAGGGCGATCCCGCAGGAGATCTACGAGGCGGCCCGCATCGACGGCGCGTCCAACGTCAGGATCGCGCTCAGCGTCAAGATCCCGATCGTGATGCCCTCGCTGGTGCTCACCTTCTTCTTCTCGGTGATCGCCACCCTCCAGGTCTTCACCGAGCCGATGGCCCTCAAGCCCCTGACGAACAACCTCCAGAGCACCTGGAGCCCGCTGATGGCCATCTACGACAGCGCCTTCCTGAAGTCCGACATCTACGGAGCCTCCGCCACCGCGGTCGTCCTGGCCCTGGCCACGTTCGTCCTCTCCTTCACCCTGCTGCGCATCTCCGACCGCTACACCCGGGAGGACCGGGCATGA
- a CDS encoding LysM peptidoglycan-binding domain-containing protein, with protein MAARGKHRRTRTSPLTRGVIAAGTGTAALALPLLGATTASAAQPAKAPAAAQAASQVRSVTYTTVKGDTLYGIAERYDTPGGWRQLHKDNRKALGDNPRLIHEGVELKVRTTKAGKTADKASTPTKKSSQSVARVIQASVKTYPNNLDGWIRQAMDIMAQNGIPGSYEGIHRNVMRESSGNPLAVNNWDSNAAAGTPSKGLLQTIDPTFQAYHVAGTAFDPYDPVANIVAACNYAADRYGSIDNVWGAY; from the coding sequence ATGGCCGCACGAGGTAAGCACCGCCGTACCCGAACCAGCCCGCTCACCCGAGGCGTCATCGCCGCCGGAACCGGGACCGCCGCCCTCGCCCTCCCGCTCCTGGGCGCGACCACCGCGAGCGCCGCACAGCCGGCCAAGGCTCCCGCCGCCGCGCAGGCCGCATCGCAGGTCAGGTCCGTCACGTACACCACGGTCAAGGGCGACACGCTCTACGGCATCGCGGAGAGGTACGACACTCCCGGCGGCTGGCGGCAACTCCACAAGGACAACCGCAAGGCCCTCGGCGACAACCCCCGGCTGATCCACGAGGGGGTCGAGCTGAAGGTCAGGACGACGAAGGCGGGCAAGACGGCCGACAAGGCCTCCACGCCCACCAAGAAGTCCTCCCAGTCCGTCGCCCGTGTCATCCAGGCCTCCGTCAAGACGTACCCGAACAACCTCGACGGCTGGATCCGCCAGGCGATGGACATCATGGCGCAGAACGGAATCCCCGGCTCCTACGAGGGTATTCACCGCAACGTCATGCGCGAGTCGTCCGGCAACCCGCTGGCCGTCAACAACTGGGATTCCAACGCCGCTGCGGGCACCCCCTCCAAGGGGCTCCTCCAGACGATCGACCCGACCTTCCAGGCGTACCACGTGGCCGGCACGGCCTTCGACCCGTACGACCCGGTCGCCAACATCGTCGCCGCCTGCAACTACGCGGCCGACCGGTACGGCTCGATCGACAACGTGTGGGGCGCGTACTAG
- a CDS encoding M56 family metallopeptidase: protein MTVCLLLLSAVGLTAAVPVPRALTRAAWPERDPVVGLWVWQCLVATVLLSCLTALVLGTAAVFHTVRDHVFAPAPPAVTAAYDLSAAPLWAVTLTVLLAGGAAWTTAMLARELVEARRRRGQARQHLRERAPDLPAGLGETRGPLLVLEDEYPDAWWMPGNPPQLIVTTGALHRLTDHQLDAVLTHERGHARARHDWLLHLSTALATGFPRIPLFSHFCDQTHRLVELAADDTASRRCGHLTTALALIELNQHRGVLSCASSHRLLGERVDRLLEPQPRPRLRHRAMTTAVAALVPLLPLLIVFGPGLTALA from the coding sequence ATGACCGTCTGCCTGCTCCTGCTGAGCGCCGTCGGCCTGACGGCCGCCGTGCCGGTCCCGCGCGCGTTGACCCGGGCCGCGTGGCCCGAACGGGACCCGGTGGTCGGACTGTGGGTGTGGCAGTGCCTCGTCGCCACCGTCCTGCTGTCCTGTCTGACCGCCCTGGTCCTGGGCACCGCAGCGGTCTTCCACACGGTCCGCGACCACGTCTTCGCCCCGGCGCCGCCCGCCGTGACCGCGGCGTACGACCTGTCCGCCGCTCCGCTCTGGGCGGTCACCCTCACCGTGCTGCTGGCCGGCGGGGCCGCCTGGACGACCGCGATGCTCGCCCGTGAGCTGGTCGAGGCACGCAGGCGGCGCGGCCAGGCCCGCCAGCACCTGCGCGAGCGCGCCCCGGACCTGCCGGCCGGCCTGGGCGAGACGCGCGGCCCGCTACTGGTGCTGGAGGACGAGTACCCGGACGCCTGGTGGATGCCCGGCAACCCGCCGCAGCTGATCGTCACCACCGGCGCCCTGCACCGCCTCACCGACCACCAGCTCGACGCGGTCCTCACCCATGAGCGCGGCCACGCCCGGGCCCGCCACGACTGGCTGCTCCACCTCTCCACGGCACTGGCCACCGGTTTCCCCCGTATCCCGCTCTTCTCCCACTTCTGCGACCAGACCCACCGCCTGGTCGAACTCGCCGCGGACGACACGGCGTCCCGCCGCTGCGGCCACCTGACCACCGCCTTGGCGCTGATCGAGCTGAACCAGCACCGGGGTGTCCTCTCCTGCGCCAGCAGCCACCGGCTGCTGGGCGAGCGGGTGGACCGGCTGCTGGAGCCGCAGCCGCGTCCTCGGCTGCGGCATCGGGCCATGACGACCGCGGTGGCGGCGCTGGTGCCGCTGCTGCCCCTGTTGATCGTTTTCGGCCCTGGACTGACGGCGCTGGCGTAG